One genomic region from Sphingobacterium multivorum encodes:
- a CDS encoding endonuclease/exonuclease/phosphatase family protein, translated as MTWLYMQILMDANKSKEKDSFGFFSVLTYNVAGLPGIISSAITGRSRSIAEIGKKINPFDIVNVQEDFNYNRSLYWGGNLHPYRTKTKGRVPFGDGLNTLSHFPMTDVVRVPWKKRTGADFLTPKGFTLVQIEIVPEVWLDVYNVHANAQNSRKASSARRDNLNQLRDYIGEHSGGKPLIVMGDFNAHYSFCDDNLHDFMDSTALVDSWVELENGGLVPEVRHEFKPPHMLSIGNQSESIDKILYRSSSHLSLAARDYKIENNLFTNVKGLPLSDHYALALNFNWAIRP; from the coding sequence ATGACATGGTTATATATGCAGATATTGATGGATGCTAATAAGAGTAAAGAAAAAGATAGTTTTGGTTTTTTTTCGGTACTGACGTATAATGTAGCGGGGTTGCCCGGGATTATTTCCTCTGCGATTACAGGAAGAAGTCGAAGTATTGCTGAAATTGGAAAGAAGATCAATCCTTTTGATATTGTTAATGTACAGGAGGATTTCAATTATAATAGAAGTTTATATTGGGGTGGAAATTTACATCCATATCGCACGAAAACCAAGGGGCGTGTTCCCTTTGGTGATGGTCTCAATACCCTGTCTCATTTTCCAATGACTGATGTTGTACGTGTTCCTTGGAAGAAACGTACAGGAGCAGATTTTCTAACACCGAAGGGATTTACCCTCGTTCAGATAGAAATCGTTCCTGAAGTCTGGTTGGATGTCTATAACGTTCATGCGAATGCACAAAATAGCAGGAAGGCATCAAGTGCACGTCGGGATAATCTCAATCAGCTACGTGATTATATCGGAGAGCATTCGGGCGGTAAGCCACTTATTGTAATGGGGGATTTTAATGCACATTATAGTTTTTGTGATGATAACCTGCATGATTTTATGGATTCCACAGCATTGGTTGATAGCTGGGTTGAGCTCGAAAATGGAGGCTTAGTGCCGGAGGTGCGACATGAGTTTAAGCCCCCGCATATGTTGTCTATCGGCAATCAGAGCGAATCTATCGATAAGATTCTTTATCGAAGCAGCAGTCACCTCAGTCTTGCTGCCCGGGATTATAAAATAGAAAATAATCTATTCACCAATGTCAAAGGGTTGCCCTTATCGGATCATTATGCCTTGGCACTGAATTTCAACTGGGCGATTCGTCCTTAA
- the mgtE gene encoding magnesium transporter, whose product MEELEMQVNQIEQLIASGDLVGLEEFLNELNISEVEELIDELPEHGSLFIESLNLNRAVNVFRILDFPTQNRIFKKLSKAKISALINELPPDDRTSFFSEMKDDIKHLILLLPPKDRVEALALLGYPEDSVGRLMTPDYITVKEHWSIERILGHIRRYGRDSETIDVLYVIDGNGKLVDDIRIKDVLMAEPDRVVGDLIDHRLISLNAYDPQEEAINIFRMNNRVALPVVDEQGVMLGIVTVDDILWVANEEYTEDMQRIGGTEALDEPYLDVSIKNLVKKRAGWLIVLFLGQLLTATVIEHFEEQMASAIMLFALMPVIISSGGNSGSQASTLIIQAMALGEVTLGDWWRVMRREILSGLLLGLILGALGFIRIMAWQSFAHSYGQYWVLVALVISLSLVGVVLWGSLMGSMLPFVMKRLGADPASSSAPFVSTLVDVTGLLIYFSVATLILKGVLL is encoded by the coding sequence ATGGAAGAACTGGAAATGCAGGTGAATCAAATAGAGCAATTGATAGCAAGTGGAGATCTTGTTGGGCTGGAAGAATTTTTGAATGAATTAAATATTTCAGAAGTAGAGGAGCTGATTGATGAGTTGCCCGAACATGGTTCACTGTTTATTGAATCGTTAAATTTGAATCGTGCAGTTAACGTATTTCGTATTCTGGATTTCCCTACGCAAAACCGGATTTTTAAGAAGCTTTCTAAAGCGAAAATTAGCGCATTAATTAACGAGTTGCCCCCCGACGATCGGACTTCTTTTTTTTCAGAAATGAAGGACGATATTAAGCATTTGATTTTACTGTTACCACCTAAAGATCGTGTTGAAGCATTGGCTTTGCTGGGCTATCCAGAGGATAGCGTTGGACGCCTTATGACACCCGATTATATTACCGTAAAGGAGCATTGGAGTATTGAGCGTATATTGGGACATATTAGACGTTATGGAAGAGATTCGGAGACGATAGATGTACTATATGTGATTGATGGAAATGGGAAGCTGGTTGATGATATTCGGATTAAAGATGTGCTGATGGCGGAGCCAGATAGAGTCGTTGGAGATTTGATCGATCATCGGCTGATCTCGCTGAATGCTTACGATCCCCAGGAGGAAGCGATCAACATCTTCCGGATGAATAATCGCGTGGCCTTGCCTGTTGTCGACGAACAGGGGGTTATGTTGGGGATTGTGACTGTGGATGATATTCTTTGGGTGGCAAACGAGGAGTACACGGAAGATATGCAGCGTATTGGGGGAACGGAGGCTTTGGATGAACCTTACCTGGATGTGTCGATTAAGAACTTGGTCAAGAAGAGAGCTGGATGGCTTATTGTGCTTTTTCTGGGGCAACTTTTGACAGCTACAGTGATTGAGCATTTCGAGGAGCAAATGGCAAGTGCGATTATGTTGTTTGCACTGATGCCTGTTATTATATCCAGTGGTGGGAATAGCGGTTCGCAAGCCTCAACACTAATTATTCAAGCGATGGCTTTAGGGGAAGTTACGTTGGGGGACTGGTGGCGTGTGATGCGAAGAGAGATTTTGTCGGGTTTACTGCTGGGACTTATTTTGGGGGCTTTGGGCTTTATAAGGATTATGGCATGGCAATCTTTTGCGCATAGCTATGGTCAGTATTGGGTGTTGGTTGCATTAGTTATCTCTTTGTCCTTGGTTGGTGTGGTCCTTTGGGGGTCGTTGATGGGGTCTATGTTGCCTTTTGTGATGAAACGACTTGGGGCCGACCCAGCGAGTTCTTCAGCGCCCTTTGTATCGACATTAGTCGATGTAACAGGTTTGCTGATTTATTTTAGTGTGGCCACGCTAATTTTGAAAGGTGTGCTGCTTTAA
- a CDS encoding PfkB family carbohydrate kinase — MSLVIIGTVAFDTIETPFGKTDKILGGAGTFASIAASYLCDQIKLVSVVGEDFGNDNLDLIRNRGVDVTGVQVITGGQTFSWSGRYHNDMNSRDTLATDLNVLADFDPIIPESYQDCEYLLLGNLTPQIQLTTLERLVHKPKLVVLDTMNYWMNVAMEDLRKVLLKVDVLAINDSEARQLSGEYSLVKAATAILAMGPKYLIIKKGEHGALLFGENQIFSAPALPLADVFDPTGAGDSFAGGFIGYLAKVKSINFTNMKNALIFGSALASFCVEKFGTDRLVDLTEEDIQKRLNAFVALSQFNL, encoded by the coding sequence ATGAGTTTAGTAATTATTGGTACGGTGGCTTTCGATACAATAGAAACACCGTTCGGTAAAACTGACAAAATTCTAGGTGGTGCCGGTACATTTGCGAGTATAGCGGCATCCTATCTATGTGATCAAATCAAATTGGTCAGTGTTGTTGGGGAGGATTTTGGAAATGACAATCTTGATCTTATCAGAAACCGTGGTGTAGACGTTACAGGGGTTCAGGTGATCACTGGTGGGCAAACTTTTTCTTGGTCTGGCAGGTATCATAACGATATGAATAGCCGTGACACCCTGGCTACAGACCTAAATGTATTGGCTGATTTTGATCCCATTATTCCCGAAAGTTACCAAGATTGCGAGTATCTTCTCTTGGGTAATCTTACACCTCAAATACAATTGACAACATTGGAGCGCTTGGTACATAAGCCTAAGCTGGTTGTTCTGGATACCATGAACTACTGGATGAATGTTGCCATGGAAGACTTAAGAAAAGTGCTTCTCAAGGTTGATGTTTTAGCCATCAATGATTCCGAAGCAAGGCAACTATCAGGAGAGTATTCGCTGGTTAAAGCTGCAACAGCCATTTTAGCAATGGGCCCTAAATATTTAATTATCAAAAAAGGTGAACACGGCGCGCTTCTTTTTGGAGAGAACCAGATTTTTTCTGCCCCAGCACTACCACTAGCAGATGTGTTTGACCCAACTGGCGCAGGGGATTCCTTCGCTGGAGGTTTTATTGGCTATCTTGCCAAAGTAAAAAGTATAAACTTTACAAACATGAAGAATGCGTTGATTTTTGGTTCTGCCCTAGCTTCATTCTGTGTGGAGAAATTTGGAACAGATCGTTTGGTTGATCTTACCGAAGAGGACATACAAAAGCGATTGAACGCTTTTGTTGCCCTATCTCAGTTTAATTTATAG